In Salinigranum marinum, one DNA window encodes the following:
- a CDS encoding M42 family metallopeptidase: MEDDPEPDTGFDFDLLRELTETDGVPGYEDEVRAVVRRELAAATDEIRTDAMGNVVGTVEGGDYDVLVAAHMDEVGFIVRHVTDEGFLQLDALGGWDPRILRAQRVRVHTREGPLTGVIGSVPPHTLTDKQKGEKQEVSDVYVDLGLSEEAVDERVSVGDPVTMQQTTVRMGEHVTGKALDDRVCLFAMLEAARRVVDPEVTVHFVATVQEEVGLRGAQAIGVDLDPDLALALDVTVANDVPGFDAADHVTELGAGVAVKLKDSSVITTPKVNRRLRDVAEAEGVAHQLEVLPAGGTDTANLQRAGGAVPVGALSVPTRYLHTPTECAHVDDVAATIDLLSAFVGSETGDHDYSL; encoded by the coding sequence ATGGAAGACGACCCCGAACCTGACACGGGATTCGACTTCGACCTCCTCCGCGAACTCACCGAGACGGACGGCGTACCGGGGTACGAAGACGAGGTTCGCGCCGTGGTTCGGCGCGAACTGGCGGCGGCGACCGACGAGATCAGAACGGACGCGATGGGGAACGTCGTCGGAACGGTCGAAGGCGGCGACTACGACGTGCTCGTCGCGGCGCACATGGACGAGGTCGGCTTCATCGTCAGGCACGTCACCGACGAGGGCTTCCTCCAGCTGGACGCGCTCGGGGGGTGGGACCCACGGATCCTCCGCGCACAGCGCGTCCGCGTCCACACCCGTGAGGGACCGCTCACGGGAGTCATCGGCTCCGTCCCGCCCCACACGCTGACCGACAAGCAGAAAGGGGAGAAACAGGAGGTCTCCGACGTGTACGTCGACCTCGGTCTGTCGGAAGAGGCGGTCGACGAGCGGGTGTCGGTCGGCGATCCGGTGACGATGCAACAGACCACCGTCCGAATGGGCGAGCACGTCACTGGGAAGGCGCTCGACGACCGCGTCTGTCTGTTCGCGATGCTCGAGGCGGCGCGGCGCGTCGTGGACCCGGAGGTCACGGTCCACTTCGTCGCCACGGTCCAAGAGGAGGTCGGGCTCCGCGGGGCCCAGGCGATCGGCGTCGACCTCGACCCGGACCTCGCGCTCGCGCTCGACGTCACGGTCGCAAACGACGTTCCCGGATTCGACGCGGCCGATCACGTGACCGAACTCGGCGCGGGCGTCGCGGTGAAACTGAAGGATTCGAGCGTGATCACGACGCCGAAGGTGAACCGACGGCTCCGCGACGTAGCCGAGGCCGAGGGGGTCGCCCACCAGTTGGAGGTGTTGCCCGCGGGCGGGACGGATACGGCGAACCTCCAGCGGGCGGGCGGTGCCGTCCCGGTCGGGGCGCTGTCGGTGCCGACGCGGTATCTCCACACGCCGACCGAGTGCGCCCACGTCGACGACGTCGCGGCGACGATCGACCTGCTGTCGGCGTTCGTCGGAAGCGAGACGGGCGACCACGACTACTCGCTGTAG
- a CDS encoding cold-shock protein: MANGKVDFFNDTGGYGFINTDDADDDVFFHMEDVGGPDLEEGQEVEFEIQDSPKGPRAANLTRL; the protein is encoded by the coding sequence ATGGCGAACGGAAAAGTTGACTTCTTCAACGACACTGGCGGCTACGGTTTCATCAACACTGACGACGCTGACGACGACGTTTTCTTCCACATGGAGGACGTCGGCGGTCCGGACCTCGAGGAGGGCCAGGAGGTCGAGTTCGAGATTCAGGACTCCCCCAAGGGTCCCCGCGCGGCGAACCTCACCCGACTGTAA
- a CDS encoding radical SAM protein, with product MTEAPASTPTGGARDPASLAVVIVDGYVDEPAHFGVPPYISTYPRYTAGALVDAGVPPERIRYHTIDALREERSNWRDVAGADLMIYVGGMTVPGKYVGGTPAEPDEVRELAWTADGTTLMGGPVKFGVGEKNEGASDTERKDLDYDFVAKGDIEAAAYDLVSSGLEGFGDRMRGYDEVERWASKGAFVVEQHPNHPEYLIAELETSRGCAYRCSFCTEPLYGDPNFRTAESVVREVDRLADSGIKHFRIGRQADILAFGGDGEAPNPDALRDLYGGIREVVPDLGTLHLDNMNPVTIVDYPERSREAIRIISEHNTPGDTAAFGLESADPVVQEENNLLVSAAECLEAVRVVNEEGGWRPGDDEKRGPSLDGDRLPKLLPGINLVHGLMGERPETYEHNKRFLEQVYDEGLMLRRINIRQVMAFAGTEMSETGAEIAKEHKQQFKPYKREIREEIDRPMLRRVLPPGTVLEGVHAEYHQDGKTFGRQLGTYSLLVAVPGERPLGETMDVAVVDYGYRSVTGVPYPLDLNAASLDELTAIPGVGRRTAGDIVVGRPYASTAELPETTEVDLSRFATLGTPRSVD from the coding sequence ATGACAGAGGCACCGGCATCGACACCCACCGGCGGCGCGCGCGATCCGGCGTCGCTGGCGGTCGTCATCGTCGACGGCTACGTCGACGAACCCGCCCACTTCGGCGTTCCCCCCTACATTTCGACGTATCCGCGCTACACGGCGGGCGCGCTCGTCGACGCCGGCGTCCCGCCCGAACGGATCCGTTATCACACCATCGACGCACTGCGGGAGGAGCGGTCGAACTGGCGCGACGTCGCCGGCGCGGATCTCATGATCTACGTCGGGGGGATGACCGTCCCCGGCAAGTACGTCGGCGGCACCCCGGCCGAGCCTGACGAGGTACGCGAACTCGCCTGGACCGCCGACGGCACGACCCTGATGGGCGGTCCCGTCAAGTTCGGCGTCGGCGAGAAGAACGAGGGTGCGTCCGACACCGAGCGCAAGGACCTCGACTACGACTTCGTGGCGAAGGGCGACATCGAGGCGGCCGCCTACGACCTGGTCTCCTCGGGGCTAGAGGGGTTCGGCGACCGGATGCGCGGGTACGACGAGGTCGAGCGCTGGGCGTCGAAGGGCGCGTTCGTCGTCGAACAGCACCCGAACCACCCGGAGTACCTCATCGCCGAACTGGAGACCTCCCGCGGGTGTGCGTACCGCTGTTCGTTCTGTACGGAGCCGCTGTACGGCGATCCGAACTTCAGAACCGCCGAATCCGTCGTCCGCGAGGTGGACCGACTCGCCGATTCGGGGATCAAACACTTCCGCATCGGCCGGCAGGCCGACATCCTCGCCTTCGGCGGCGACGGCGAGGCACCGAACCCCGACGCGCTCCGCGACCTCTACGGGGGGATCCGCGAGGTGGTTCCCGACCTCGGGACGCTCCACCTGGACAACATGAACCCGGTGACGATCGTCGACTACCCCGAGCGCTCCCGGGAGGCGATCCGAATCATCTCCGAGCACAACACGCCCGGCGACACGGCGGCGTTCGGCCTCGAATCGGCCGATCCCGTGGTGCAGGAGGAGAACAACCTCCTCGTCTCCGCGGCGGAGTGTCTGGAGGCGGTCCGCGTCGTCAACGAGGAGGGAGGGTGGCGGCCCGGCGACGACGAGAAGCGCGGTCCGAGCCTCGACGGCGACCGACTCCCGAAACTGCTCCCGGGGATCAACCTCGTCCACGGGCTGATGGGCGAACGGCCCGAGACGTACGAGCACAACAAACGCTTCCTCGAACAGGTGTACGACGAGGGGCTGATGCTCCGCCGGATCAACATCCGGCAGGTGATGGCGTTCGCGGGGACCGAGATGTCCGAGACGGGCGCGGAGATCGCAAAGGAGCACAAACAGCAGTTCAAGCCGTACAAACGCGAGATCCGCGAGGAGATCGACCGGCCCATGCTCAGACGCGTCCTCCCGCCGGGGACGGTGCTGGAGGGCGTCCACGCGGAGTACCACCAGGATGGCAAGACGTTCGGCCGCCAGCTCGGGACGTACTCGCTCCTCGTGGCGGTGCCGGGCGAGCGGCCGCTGGGCGAGACCATGGACGTCGCCGTCGTCGACTACGGCTACCGCTCCGTGACGGGCGTACCCTACCCCCTCGATCTGAACGCGGCGTCGCTCGACGAACTCACGGCGATCCCCGGCGTCGGCAGACGGACCGCAGGCGACATCGTCGTCGGCCGGCCGTACGCCTCCACGGCGGAACTCCCGGAGACCACCGAGGTCGATCTCTCCCGGTTCGCCACTCTGGGGACGCCGAGGTCGGTCGACTGA
- a CDS encoding halocyanin domain-containing protein: MSRRAFLTAAAGTTAVAGASGSAAAQTTEPDFGSWLDGVDGGYQDMRGSGEVTVEVGASGNGGNLAFAPAGIWIDPGTTVKFEWTGEGGGHNVIADSGPASLDSGAAVSEAGVNYEYTFEEGDAGITNYYCDPHLALGMKGAVAVGGEVPTVETGGGGEGSSVPQVPESAKTLGVATTFAMVATLGLAFFFLKYGGDYETPDE, from the coding sequence ATGTCGCGGCGAGCGTTCCTGACAGCCGCGGCCGGGACGACGGCCGTTGCCGGTGCGTCGGGAAGCGCCGCGGCACAGACGACGGAGCCCGACTTCGGGAGTTGGCTCGACGGCGTCGACGGCGGGTATCAGGACATGCGCGGCTCCGGTGAGGTGACCGTGGAGGTCGGCGCCAGCGGCAACGGTGGCAACCTCGCGTTCGCCCCCGCGGGCATCTGGATCGACCCCGGGACGACCGTCAAGTTCGAGTGGACCGGCGAGGGTGGCGGCCACAACGTCATCGCCGACAGCGGTCCCGCGAGCCTCGACTCGGGCGCGGCGGTCTCGGAAGCCGGCGTCAACTACGAGTACACGTTCGAGGAGGGCGACGCCGGCATCACGAACTACTACTGCGATCCGCACCTCGCGCTCGGGATGAAAGGGGCCGTCGCCGTCGGCGGCGAGGTCCCGACGGTCGAGACGGGTGGCGGTGGCGAGGGAAGCAGTGTCCCGCAGGTCCCCGAGAGCGCCAAGACCCTCGGCGTCGCCACCACGTTCGCGATGGTCGCCACCCTCGGTCTCGCGTTCTTCTTCCTCAAGTACGGCGGCGACTACGAGACGCCCGACGAGTAA
- a CDS encoding LysE family translocator, which translates to MFGLALAAPPGPMNAVIAEESVLRGWTAGFRAGLGAMSADAVFFVLSLVGVVAFVDQFPTVRGLMVGVGGLLMLYFAYGAASELGATFEPSDGTVADGGTGETGAGFRKAFLLAITNPYQILFWLTIGVALLESGQFDVLAQTPYVGGDLAGILVVEKGSPALVAGFFGGILLWITGFPAALVTAERRVERFAPVVTALSALVLAGFGVVFLADAAGTLL; encoded by the coding sequence GTGTTCGGGTTGGCCCTGGCGGCCCCACCCGGACCGATGAACGCCGTCATCGCCGAGGAGAGCGTACTCCGAGGGTGGACAGCCGGCTTCCGTGCCGGTCTCGGGGCGATGAGCGCCGACGCGGTGTTCTTCGTGCTCTCGCTCGTCGGCGTCGTGGCGTTCGTCGATCAGTTCCCGACGGTCCGTGGGCTGATGGTCGGTGTCGGCGGGCTGCTCATGCTGTACTTCGCGTACGGTGCCGCCAGCGAACTGGGTGCGACGTTCGAGCCGAGCGACGGGACCGTCGCCGACGGCGGGACCGGCGAGACTGGCGCTGGGTTCCGGAAGGCGTTCCTTCTCGCGATCACCAACCCGTACCAGATCCTCTTCTGGCTCACGATCGGTGTCGCGCTCCTCGAATCCGGGCAGTTCGACGTCCTCGCGCAGACGCCGTACGTCGGCGGCGACCTGGCGGGGATCCTCGTCGTCGAGAAGGGGAGCCCCGCGCTCGTCGCCGGCTTCTTCGGTGGCATCCTCCTGTGGATCACCGGCTTCCCGGCGGCGCTCGTCACGGCCGAACGCCGCGTCGAGCGGTTCGCGCCCGTCGTGACCGCCCTGTCGGCTCTCGTGCTCGCCGGATTCGGCGTGGTATTCCTCGCCGACGCCGCCGGAACGCTTCTCTGA
- a CDS encoding DUF420 domain-containing protein: protein MATASVRGPLKEHPVAVTAVLSVVGYALVIGTFLGYVPRSVFPELTLQQVNRIADAIAVINTAATLLLIAGWRFIRRGEVRKHAASMASAFGLILVFLVLYLTKIGGGGTKEFVGPTLPYYGYLAMLAIHIVLSVVSVPVVVHALVLGVTHTPDELRTMGTHRRVGRIAAAAWILSLSLGVVAYLLLNHVYDWQFVEAFLLPVVR from the coding sequence ATGGCTACAGCCAGCGTGCGCGGCCCGCTCAAGGAACACCCGGTCGCCGTGACGGCGGTCCTCTCGGTCGTGGGGTACGCTCTCGTCATCGGCACCTTCCTGGGATACGTCCCTCGGTCGGTCTTTCCCGAACTCACCCTCCAGCAGGTCAATCGTATCGCCGACGCGATCGCCGTGATCAACACGGCGGCGACGCTCCTCCTCATCGCCGGCTGGCGGTTCATCCGCCGCGGGGAGGTCCGAAAACACGCCGCGTCGATGGCCAGTGCGTTCGGGCTCATCCTCGTCTTCCTCGTGCTCTATCTGACGAAGATCGGCGGCGGCGGCACGAAGGAGTTCGTCGGCCCCACGCTCCCGTACTACGGCTACCTCGCGATGCTCGCGATCCACATCGTTCTCTCGGTGGTGTCGGTCCCCGTGGTGGTGCACGCGCTCGTCCTCGGTGTCACCCACACGCCAGACGAACTCCGTACGATGGGAACCCACCGTCGCGTCGGGCGTATCGCCGCCGCGGCGTGGATCCTCTCGCTCTCGCTCGGCGTCGTGGCGTACCTGCTTCTCAACCACGTCTACGACTGGCAGTTCGTCGAGGCGTTCCTCCTCCCGGTGGTGCGCTGA
- a CDS encoding TMEM165/GDT1 family protein: protein MAGFVEVAAVAFVAQLAVLPGEKVQFIIAGLSTRYDPRVVVAAAGTAFAGWTALEIWFGAALQGAVSPVVLDGVTAVLFGFFAALLVRSAPAPGETSVGDSETDARDASMGSAETDGGFADVAPPTVFGRELNAFGSFLPIFAMMAAGEFGDKTQLVTIGLAVQYGAHPGIWAGEMLAILPVSLANAYVFHRFSHRFDVRKAHFAGAALFGFFAADTVLAILTDVSVWELAVSTVADALLALL, encoded by the coding sequence ATGGCCGGCTTCGTCGAGGTTGCGGCCGTCGCCTTCGTCGCCCAACTCGCAGTCCTCCCGGGCGAGAAGGTGCAGTTCATCATCGCGGGCCTCTCGACCCGGTACGATCCGAGAGTGGTTGTCGCCGCCGCAGGGACGGCGTTCGCCGGGTGGACCGCCCTGGAGATCTGGTTCGGCGCGGCGTTGCAGGGGGCGGTTTCGCCCGTGGTCCTTGACGGCGTCACGGCCGTCCTCTTCGGGTTTTTCGCCGCGTTGCTCGTCCGGTCGGCCCCCGCACCCGGGGAGACGAGTGTCGGCGACAGCGAGACGGACGCACGCGACGCGTCGATGGGATCGGCCGAGACGGACGGCGGTTTCGCCGACGTGGCTCCGCCCACGGTGTTCGGCCGCGAACTGAACGCGTTCGGGAGCTTCCTGCCCATCTTCGCGATGATGGCCGCCGGGGAGTTCGGCGACAAGACCCAGCTCGTGACGATCGGCCTCGCGGTCCAGTACGGCGCGCATCCAGGGATCTGGGCCGGCGAGATGCTCGCGATCCTCCCGGTAAGCCTGGCGAACGCGTACGTCTTCCACCGCTTCTCCCACCGCTTCGACGTGCGGAAGGCACACTTCGCTGGCGCGGCGCTGTTCGGCTTTTTCGCCGCCGACACCGTGCTCGCGATTCTCACCGACGTCTCGGTGTGGGAGCTGGCCGTCTCGACGGTTGCGGACGCGCTCCTCGCGTTGTTGTAA
- a CDS encoding metal-dependent transcriptional regulator, giving the protein MLSDVMEDYLKSIYTLQAETGPPVSTSAIAELLGKTPPTVTSMVGKLEERGLVSREKYKGVELTREGETVALEVIRHHRLLEAYLAEHLDYDWSEVHDEADALEHHISEEFERRVAEALGDPEVDPHGDPIPSADLTPLDADDSTRLDDHAVGERVVVTRVSDRDEEELAYLADAGITPETRLDVVDVAPFGMVTVRVGESGREQSLPEAVARSIRVRSVTDDDPAPGEAES; this is encoded by the coding sequence GTGCTCAGCGACGTGATGGAGGACTACCTCAAGTCCATCTACACCCTGCAGGCGGAGACGGGGCCGCCGGTGTCGACGTCGGCCATCGCCGAACTGCTCGGCAAGACCCCGCCGACGGTGACGAGCATGGTCGGCAAACTCGAAGAGCGGGGGCTCGTCTCCCGCGAGAAGTACAAGGGGGTCGAACTGACTCGTGAGGGCGAGACGGTCGCACTGGAGGTAATCCGTCACCACCGGCTGTTGGAGGCGTATCTCGCGGAGCACCTTGACTACGACTGGAGCGAGGTCCACGACGAGGCGGACGCGCTCGAACACCACATCTCCGAGGAGTTCGAGCGCCGCGTCGCCGAGGCGCTCGGTGACCCCGAGGTCGATCCACACGGCGATCCGATCCCGAGCGCCGACCTCACGCCGCTCGACGCCGACGACTCGACCCGACTCGACGACCACGCCGTCGGCGAGCGGGTCGTCGTCACGCGCGTCTCAGACCGCGACGAGGAGGAGTTGGCCTACCTCGCGGACGCGGGGATCACCCCGGAGACACGCCTCGACGTCGTCGACGTGGCGCCGTTCGGGATGGTGACCGTCCGCGTGGGCGAGAGCGGTCGCGAGCAGTCGTTGCCCGAGGCGGTCGCGCGGTCGATCCGCGTCAGGTCCGTCACGGACGACGATCCGGCGCCCGGGGAGGCCGAGAGCTGA
- a CDS encoding NAD(P)-dependent glycerol-1-phosphate dehydrogenase — translation MFDKSTWIKLPRNVVIGHGVLGQVGAAVGDLHLSGQPLLVTSPTPDRLAGDRLRAQFEIEPHTVTVETASFASVEAVAETALAEETDYIIALGGGKAIDIAKMAAERVDCGFVSVPTVASHDGIVSGRSSIPEGDTRHSVAADPPLAVIADTELLAQAPWELTTAGCADIISNYTAVKDWQLAHRLKNVEYSEYAGALSEMTAEMLVDSADSIKPGLEESAWVVVKALVSSGVAMSIAGSSRPASGAEHLFSHQLDRLVPNTALHGHQVGVGAIMTEYLHSGEKGQWRNIRDALERIDAPTTARGLGVDAETVIEALTTAHTIRDRYTILGDGVSEDAAREVARVTGVIEE, via the coding sequence ATGTTCGACAAGTCGACGTGGATCAAGCTCCCGCGGAACGTCGTCATCGGTCACGGCGTTCTCGGACAGGTCGGCGCGGCCGTCGGCGACCTCCACCTCTCGGGCCAGCCGCTGTTGGTGACGAGCCCGACGCCAGACCGGCTGGCCGGCGACCGCCTCCGCGCACAGTTCGAGATCGAACCCCACACCGTGACCGTCGAGACGGCGAGCTTCGCCTCGGTCGAGGCGGTGGCCGAGACCGCTCTCGCCGAGGAGACCGACTACATCATCGCCCTCGGGGGTGGGAAGGCGATCGACATCGCGAAGATGGCCGCTGAACGGGTCGACTGCGGCTTCGTCTCGGTCCCGACCGTCGCGAGCCACGACGGCATCGTCTCCGGCCGGTCGTCGATCCCGGAGGGCGACACGCGCCACTCGGTCGCCGCCGACCCGCCGCTCGCGGTGATCGCCGACACGGAGCTGCTCGCACAGGCTCCCTGGGAGCTCACGACGGCGGGCTGTGCGGACATCATCTCCAACTACACCGCGGTCAAGGACTGGCAGCTGGCCCACCGGCTGAAGAACGTCGAGTACTCCGAGTACGCCGGCGCGCTCTCGGAGATGACCGCCGAGATGCTCGTCGACAGCGCCGACTCGATCAAGCCGGGCCTCGAAGAGTCCGCGTGGGTGGTGGTGAAGGCACTCGTCTCGTCGGGCGTGGCGATGAGCATCGCGGGCTCCTCGCGGCCCGCCTCGGGCGCGGAGCACCTCTTCTCACACCAACTCGACCGGCTCGTCCCGAACACGGCGCTCCACGGGCATCAGGTGGGCGTCGGCGCGATCATGACCGAGTATCTCCACAGCGGCGAGAAGGGGCAGTGGCGGAACATCCGCGACGCGCTCGAGCGGATCGACGCGCCGACGACCGCCCGGGGGTTGGGCGTCGACGCGGAGACGGTCATCGAGGCGCTCACGACGGCACACACCATCCGCGACCGGTACACCATCCTCGGCGACGGGGTGAGCGAGGACGCCGCTCGGGAGGTCGCGCGGGTGACGGGCGTCATCGAGGAGTAA
- a CDS encoding pyridoxal-phosphate dependent enzyme — MNQSDALRALRCTATGEELSPEPTRTGRSEAGAPLDPVYDYDDVDWTLPAVADARSMWAFSELLPFESGVSAGEGGTPLVDAPALADELGVDSLLVKDEGRNPTGTVHDRGLSLAVSAATAADAELVAHASPGNSGQSGAAYAGRAGVRSYAFVPSRAPFPNKAMTNVHGGEMRVAGGRYPDALEALHSQLQSEWFTLQEFDTPVRHEGYKTLAYEIAGACERPDAVFVPASTGEVVYGVAKGFRDLVELGLVDDVPRIVAAQPGGCAPMATAFESGRPVETWTHPDTIVGELEIPDPAGGDLAVDAVDETGGQVVTVDDDAILASAVAAAQAAALEVGAAGGAAVAAADALAEEFADDATLVVVNTESGVKSADILRSHLMSQGI; from the coding sequence ATGAACCAGAGCGACGCGCTCCGGGCGCTGCGCTGTACGGCGACCGGCGAGGAACTGTCGCCCGAGCCGACCCGGACCGGACGGAGTGAAGCCGGCGCACCCCTGGACCCGGTGTACGACTACGACGACGTCGACTGGACCCTGCCGGCGGTCGCCGACGCCCGCTCGATGTGGGCGTTTTCGGAGTTGTTGCCGTTCGAGTCGGGCGTGAGCGCCGGCGAGGGCGGGACGCCGCTCGTCGACGCGCCCGCGCTGGCTGACGAACTCGGCGTCGACTCGCTCCTCGTCAAGGACGAGGGGCGGAACCCGACGGGCACTGTCCACGACCGCGGGCTCTCGCTGGCCGTCTCGGCGGCGACGGCGGCCGACGCGGAACTCGTCGCTCACGCCTCGCCGGGCAACAGCGGCCAGTCGGGCGCGGCGTACGCCGGCCGGGCAGGGGTCCGGTCGTACGCGTTCGTTCCCTCCCGAGCGCCCTTCCCGAACAAGGCGATGACAAACGTCCACGGGGGCGAGATGCGGGTCGCGGGCGGGCGTTACCCCGACGCGCTCGAGGCGCTCCACTCGCAGTTGCAGTCGGAGTGGTTCACGCTCCAGGAGTTCGACACGCCAGTCCGCCACGAGGGGTACAAGACGCTCGCGTACGAGATCGCCGGTGCCTGCGAGCGACCTGACGCGGTGTTCGTCCCCGCGAGTACCGGCGAGGTCGTCTACGGGGTGGCGAAAGGGTTCCGTGATCTCGTCGAACTGGGGCTCGTCGATGACGTCCCCCGGATCGTCGCCGCACAGCCCGGCGGCTGTGCGCCCATGGCGACGGCGTTCGAATCGGGACGCCCGGTCGAGACGTGGACCCACCCCGACACCATCGTCGGTGAACTGGAGATTCCCGACCCCGCCGGCGGCGACCTCGCGGTCGACGCCGTCGACGAGACGGGCGGGCAGGTGGTGACGGTCGACGACGACGCGATCCTCGCGAGCGCGGTCGCGGCCGCACAGGCCGCCGCGCTCGAGGTCGGTGCGGCCGGCGGGGCCGCCGTCGCCGCCGCCGACGCGCTCGCCGAGGAGTTCGCCGACGACGCGACGCTCGTCGTCGTCAACACGGAGTCGGGCGTCAAATCCGCCGACATCCTCCGGTCACACCTGATGAGTCAGGGGATCTGA
- a CDS encoding glycosyltransferase family 4 protein encodes MHVAFVSMRTAQQDETGATARTRRVAEAMADRGHDVTVCCSQWWGGTIPEFEQNDVVYRAVTEGPAVGAFGSKLPLHLLKTKPDVVQAVNSPPGHVVAAKRACRLLRVPLVVDWWRDSPDDDWVGYKRAARAAATILVPSELVRTGVREHGASAEQLRIVPESIDTDLVRDAPVDRRADLVYAHDLDETANVESFLLALAELRTQSWRAAVIGDGPARAAAEETAAELRIDDRVEFLGDLPSEEFVPILKGARVFAQTAAEEPFATGLLWALACGCVGLVEYQAGSSAHELVEGEARGRCVTSPQELADAIVEAADDDHRTRSEAYDAYDHDAVLDRYLDAYRDAIDDRGFSLGLF; translated from the coding sequence ATGCACGTCGCGTTCGTCTCGATGCGCACGGCTCAACAGGACGAGACCGGCGCGACGGCGCGGACGCGACGGGTGGCCGAAGCGATGGCCGACCGCGGTCACGACGTGACGGTCTGCTGTTCGCAGTGGTGGGGGGGCACCATCCCCGAGTTCGAACAGAACGACGTCGTCTACCGGGCGGTCACGGAGGGCCCCGCCGTCGGGGCGTTCGGCTCGAAGCTCCCGCTTCACCTCCTCAAGACGAAACCCGACGTCGTCCAGGCGGTCAACAGCCCGCCCGGACACGTCGTCGCCGCCAAGCGGGCCTGCCGGCTCCTCCGGGTCCCGCTCGTCGTCGACTGGTGGCGCGACTCCCCCGACGACGACTGGGTGGGATACAAACGCGCCGCCCGCGCGGCCGCGACGATACTCGTGCCGTCGGAGCTCGTCCGGACCGGCGTCCGCGAACACGGTGCATCCGCCGAGCAACTCAGGATCGTTCCCGAGAGCATCGACACCGACCTCGTCCGCGACGCGCCCGTCGACCGACGCGCCGACCTCGTCTACGCGCACGACCTCGACGAGACGGCCAACGTCGAGTCGTTCCTGCTCGCGCTCGCGGAGTTGCGGACGCAAAGCTGGCGTGCGGCGGTCATCGGTGACGGGCCGGCTCGTGCAGCGGCCGAGGAGACGGCGGCGGAGCTCCGTATCGACGACCGCGTCGAGTTCCTTGGCGACCTCCCGTCCGAGGAGTTCGTTCCGATCCTGAAGGGCGCACGGGTGTTCGCCCAGACCGCCGCAGAGGAGCCGTTCGCCACCGGCTTGCTCTGGGCGCTCGCGTGCGGCTGCGTCGGACTCGTCGAGTACCAGGCGGGGTCGAGCGCGCACGAACTCGTCGAAGGCGAGGCTCGCGGTCGCTGTGTCACCTCGCCGCAGGAACTGGCTGACGCCATCGTCGAGGCGGCCGACGACGATCATCGCACGCGGAGCGAGGCGTACGACGCGTACGACCACGACGCCGTCCTCGACCGGTATCTCGACGCCTACCGGGACGCCATCGACGACCGCGGGTTCTCGCTCGGGCTGTTCTGA
- a CDS encoding TRAM domain-containing protein: MEISDKLMCLFNADVRSEDDRYVIEVPRREIETGSVDPGEIYRVALISREEAEPSESKPKQSHTSEPQPPVEVGELRYVEIEDIGKQGDGIARVERGYVIIVPGAEVGERVKVEVSEVKSNFAVGEIIEEDF, from the coding sequence GTGGAAATCTCAGATAAGCTCATGTGTCTGTTCAACGCCGACGTGCGGTCGGAAGACGACCGGTACGTCATCGAAGTCCCCCGGCGTGAGATCGAGACGGGGAGCGTCGACCCCGGCGAAATCTACCGCGTCGCGCTCATCTCTCGGGAGGAAGCCGAACCGTCCGAATCGAAGCCGAAACAGAGTCACACGTCGGAGCCCCAACCGCCGGTCGAAGTCGGCGAGCTCCGGTACGTGGAGATCGAGGACATCGGCAAGCAGGGCGACGGCATCGCTCGCGTCGAGCGCGGCTACGTCATCATCGTTCCGGGTGCGGAGGTCGGCGAACGCGTGAAGGTCGAGGTGTCGGAGGTCAAGTCGAACTTCGCGGTCGGCGAGATCATCGAAGAGGACTTCTGA